The following is a genomic window from Rhododendron vialii isolate Sample 1 chromosome 9a, ASM3025357v1.
ttacaaagctcgagctcggctcgctcggctcgtttattatctgtttcataaacgagccgagctcgagctctgtaagtaatatatatatatatataaacgagccgagcgagccgagctcgagctctgtaagtaatatatatatatatatatatatatataaaatatagttgggctcgcgagccaattcgagccgagtttcgactagctcgagctcggctcgtttcataaacgagccgaacattttagctcgagctcgttcgtttgtgtctcgaaccgagccgagccgagccgttatcgagccgagcttcgagccgctcgcgagcggctcggatcgtttgcagccctaattgCAGGGGTGATAGGAAATTTGGCCATCAATCATGTGCACCCTAGGATCATTTATCACAAGTAATTCATGATACAGTGCAAACTCAGCTTAATAAATCTTCACACATATCAGGGAAATGCACAAGGCTGAAAGGCACAAAAAGAACCTGCTGTTGACCAATCTCCTGTATCTAAGCCGTTGGCGGCCAACACCGACAGCTCCTGATGTTACCAAAATAACCTCAAATCCTTGAGAATTCAGTTCTTGAATCTATAATGCAGGACCCATTTGTAAGGTTCAACAGATgccaaaataaattaacaagcTAAGAGGTAAAAGAAATACACTGCAATATGATAGCGGAAAATTGCACGCTTTACCTGCTCGCAAAGTGCTCCTAGTCTTCCAAGTGCCAGTCTTCCATCAGCTCGAGTGACAACAGCAGTCCCAACCTTTAACAGTCAACAAGTAACGCCAGCAAAATGTCAAAGCACAAACTTTCAAAATTATTTCAACGTGTTATTGTTCCGGTATGAGTTTTCTTGTGGCTAGCAAATTCCGATTAGTGCTTGCAGACGAATACCCTGGCAAGTCTCCTCTTCCTTAACAATTCTAAAATGAGAAAGCTCAAAGTAGAGTGTATAACTAGGGTTACTAACTCCATCTATTTCTTACGAGAAAAAGATACCGGTCTCCATAACAGTATCGATTGCAATGTCGCAGTTTCTAGGTGTATCAGTCGTAGAGTAACAGTATTAGTGACCAGAGTAGtggatttttttaaatttcgcaCAACATACCACAGTTACCACTGTTACATATCGACCCGTATAGGCTGTAATTTGACCATATCAGCGGTAATTTTGATTGTATTGGCCCATATCGGCCATAAAGGACCAATACCACCGTTATGTATTGGCTGAGACCGTAAGGTATCACCAATACATATGCGATTTTCCTTCACACCGCCATATTGGTCGTATCAGGACTCAGTAGTATAGGCCGATAACGATACGTACCACCGATATTTCAAACCATGGTTCTGTGCAACGGTAACATCAGTGCGAAAGGTATGTAACACGTTTAAAATCTGAATTGCAATATCACATATACCACACTAAAGATTATGATTCCATAAAATTCCGTCCAATGAAGCTTGCAAAGTGTCAGGCAGATGTTCACAAAGAgaccttttttttccccatttgcTTTGCCGTCGCACAATTTTTTACGGTCCCTCAATCCAGTACCTGTCCAAAATCAATTGTATCTAATGTCTCTTTGCTCTTTTGCTTTCTTTAAAGCACTTCGCAAGCTCATGGACAGACTATTATGCTTCAGCTACAGCGAGGCTTCAACTATCACGTTCGACAAATCAGAAGTAACAAAATGCTACATTTGCTTCGAATGAGGAAGAAAGCGAACAGAGTTAAAGTAATCCTGAAGTTATGGTAAATTCCGAGAAGAAATGACGAATTAAAGCAACCACGGGCATTTCGTAGCAGAAAATGCGGTGTATTTCAACGTAATCGAAACAACGGACTGTGAATGTAGTAGAATATACCTTGATGATGACGCGCTTAACGCCTTTGACGAACGCTCGTGTTGAATCCACTGCGTCCATTGCTGGGCGCAGACGGCGtgagaggaagaagagggggagagggagagagagagagagagagagagagagagagagagagagagccgccGAGAAATGAGGCAACACGGAGGGTGGTGGGCGTAGGGTTTTTGGAGATTTTTCACGGTACGTGGTACGTTTATTAGTTTATTATTCGTATACTAGGTACCGGATCTGAGGGAGAGTACGGCTGGCGGAGTTTGGACTTTTTTTGGGCGTCTCGTGAACAGAAAGTCTAGTACACCGCATGAAAATGCAGTGACCGTCCATCGCGCGCTTATTGAGGTCTACTGtcctaaaaaaatataaaaaaatattcataaatttgaaaataatattttatggaattctgtaaaaaatcagctccaacggatatcggtagatatgtttttttgaatttgtagggacTAAACAGTTTCGTCCCATCGAATTCCGAAAAAACATACCTACCAATATccgttggaactgattttttacagagtcccataaaatattatttaaaatttttaaaatatttttctgtattatTTTAAGCCCACAATAGACGTGCGATAAACGGTCATCACGAAATACATGCCGTCACTGCCGTGATCAAAGAGCGCCACGTAAGCACAAGTGGGGTCATCTTCGTTATCTCTAAACAAATAAAGATTGGCTTCCGAATGGCAGGCAACGAAGCGGGGCGGGATCGGTTTTCTGTACCACTAGTACAGTATTAGgtgttgttcggctaaataagttacttgacttttttttttgttcttattcaattttttccgcatttgttagcttttcgtcaattttttgaggattattgcttcgtcatgacgaaaggaatcaaaaaagtaaaaaattacgatcgaaacctaatttttttgaataaagacaaaaataagccaattttttcgtcttttttcaaaaaaaattagatttcgatcgtaattttttactttgctttttgaagtgtctgcatcaatttttagattgacaatatcatttcccattcACAAATGGGATGGGGTCTACATACACTACacaccacaaacacttacaaaTGAGATGGGGCCCACCCCATTTGTAAATGTGTGTATTAAGTGTTTTATGCGATTATGTGTGGTTGtgacatcattttttttttttttttgacaaggttGTAGAATCATTGAATGCATTGGTGCTAGTGTTTTTTGTCCTAGTTGGAAGACGGGTTTATCCACCCACCTCGCTCcctaaaaaataggaaaaagttATTTAACCTTAAAacaagggcgccgctattcgcagccctctatttactcctgtagcccactacatttcggtaaatgattgttgaaaatcataaataacatttcggtaaattgctgttgaaaacaagattatatttcggtaattacatgtcgaaaatatgttcaactttcggtaaacaactgccgaacatgcattttcggtaaacatctgttgaaaaaaatattatatttcggtaattggacgctgaaaatatatctcaatttcggtaactaactgtcgagtataattgaaaatttttaatgggctatgggagtaaatagagggctgcgaatagcagcgccctaaaaCAAAATGGGAAGACACAGGTATACATGAGAAAATTTGCACTTACACCTCATGTACTATCATCTATTTCAAGATATAtcttttgtacttcaaatttaagcacttaCACCACTGTACTTTGAAACGAAAGAAGGAGAATTTGCAATTACACccctatatttttatatataaactgTGTAAGTGtttaaatttgaagtacaatGGGTGTATCTTCAAATCAGTGATAATACATGAGGTGTAAGTGCAAATTCCCCTTATACATAAGAAGGCATTTTAGTACAATGGTGAAAATATTTACTACATCCGCTTCTAAATGAGTCTTTTTCCGACATATGTGTCGTTTACAAAATCGTCTATACCTCACAATTTATGACGTTTTAaataacttaaattttttttctaataaaattaattgaaatctacagtatcaaacaagatcatagtgcatatgtaaaatattataattgaaaaatatagaCATTTTTTGAGAACCCCATATTAGTGAAAGTGCACTCTCATTTAGGAGCAGAGGGAGCAACTCATTTGTACAGCataaaagtaccaaaaaaaaaattcagtttgatGGGGAAAGTATATATTGTTAAAACATTAACACATTTTGGGGCTGGCAATATCATTCAGAACCTATCCGATCCCGATagattttttctaatttttcctcGAACCCAAACTgattcttgaaaaaatttaacaaaaacccGCCCCAGTCAGGGCCAAGCTCGGGACGGGACAGAGCCACCAATTGCTAACCCCAGATTGGCTTTCTCGGTCGGGGTTTCGATTCACGGCAGATCCGTTTCTTTTCGGCCAAAATAGCTCTCACAAGTAATTCCTGATAGCTGGTCTACAGAGTGGAGAATATTGGTCTACCACAAATTActatcaaaatccaaaccaaaccgaacaggGTTGCATCTTCAGAAACACTAAGTAATATGCATCTTAGATTtgcctggagagagagagagagagaggcatacAAGATTCTACTTCATCATCTTTTGCTACGTGATAAAGTATAATCTCTAACAATTTTATTTTCCACTCCGCGAATTCCTCGACAGATCTATATTCCAGACACAACAACCTTGTTTGTACATTTACACTAGACCAAGTTCGACAGAGAATATTACCTGAAAAAagaagcttaaaaaaaaaaattacacaagatTCTTCTCCCTCTGATGTCTCCTAATAGCTGTAGATGAAATATTTGAGCCATTCAGATCCAATACCACTTGACTGGAAAACAGCATGCTCCCATACAACTACCATACTGTTGCTGAATGTCTCCTTTAACTTTTACAAACATTAGCCGGTAAGCATATCTGAGCAAATGGTTCCCTGACCGGACATCAACATGGTTAACATCTTTGAAATTCTACGCTACAAAACAGACATAAGACTCAACGAGCAAGGACCAACAGTGGTGTCACGTTCATGCAAAAAACCACATCTTGATGAAGATTGCCAGGCCCAATTGCAAAATAAATGCAGCAACCAGCACCACTGTGAGATCATTCCCCTCTACATACGACCTTAGGTTCAGGGTAACAAAGGAAGCTGATGCAGCACCGGTAATGATAATGACAGTCCATCGGATAAATTCAACAGGGATTATCAACAGTACCTGCAAAATATTGTAAATAGAAATGTTATGAGAAGGCATCGGATCACAATCTTCCCAGAGAGAATGATTAATTTTAGACTTGGTATAAAAAACAGAGTAGCTCCTCCGAGAATTCAATGGACCATTGTATATTCATCAGGCAAATTAAGGTTAGATCTCATTTATAACCATTTACAAAGAGAAGTACAACAATTTAGCATGTACCAAAGGTTTCACAACACAGTAACTACTATTTAGGCAGTTTTTTCATCGGTAAAGACACCATCAATGAAGAGATCCTCAAATTCACCTTGTATACAACCAACTTATTAGGTCAAAACATGTCTCTCCTCTTTTGCctctttttcaacttttcaatcAACACGTATAGAAACGAATCAAGGACAAATGACAAACCAATTACTCATTTTCTCCCaagcaaaagaaacattttgcCCTGGACCCCCATTCATCTGAAGCAGAATGGTGGATTCTTGTTATCTTCAAGAAGCAATAATGCAAACAAGTGTTGGAATTCACTCAGACCTCGGCCCAATTTTTCTTAGTTAGAAGTAAGGCCAATAAAGCACACTCTATTCGCATTATAAATATTCCAAAAGTAACAAAGGTGAGGTTATTGTAGGGAACAAAAAATTAGAAGCTAAAGCTCATTTGTCATGGACTCATAATAGTTGTGAAATAGGGATAGACGGATAGTGTAACAAACTAACAATTATTTGTGTGTTTTCAGGATCATGTATTGTAAACCTTTAACACcataaaaaataggtaaaacgaTAACTAAatccaaagaaaaaaaggagaatcttGTAAAAAAACTGAAACAGTGGCCGTAACAATTTCTAATCTTCAAATATCATAGATTACATAATTGTCTGTGGGTAACATTCATAAACGGATAAGAAGGTTTAATGTGATGTAAGTGGGAATAAATCAATCAGTCTAAAATCCTCAAAATAAGGAGAGTAAATTTGAGGAAGGTAGGCATAGTCGCATAAGCTAAAGTTTACTTTCGTAGGGTACATTCATACAAtaatttgttgtttgttgtAATAATGGGATAATTTGTCGTAATACTGGGGTCAGTTATTTTTATTCCTCAAGTGTTGAACAAAGATCAAGGTAGACAATATACATGCAACGTGTTTTGTACATCGGGGGATCATGTATAAGCATGTGCATATATATTAACCAAACATGTGGAAGAGTATATCCACATCCTATTGTGAATCAGTAGATATTGGTTGTATAACCTGAGCCAGTATAGAGACTTACAGAGCTGAGAATAAAAATGGAGAGTGAATATCCCCACATGCACCAAAAGCTTATAAGGCTGGGTTTTGAACCCAGATACTGAAGCAAGAAGTAGAATGCCAGTGGAACAATGACCGTGTAGCCATATATTGCGCATGCTGCCACATTTACGTAGTTGACGTCAAAGCTCCAAGAAGTACTACTGTCACTGCGTTTATTCATCAAGTAGGTGGAACAATTTCCAAGGGAAGCAATCACAAACATCAATGTAGTGGAGATCCAAACAAGCCCATAGCTGAAATATCAGAACACGTGGCAACTTAGAATCACCAAGCATGTATGGTAAATCAAGGCAACCATACCGAGGCATTGGAACATGAATTCCTTCATACTcattattggaaaaaaaaatttagtggtcaACAATCAACATTACATTCAGGATATACCATGAATATGGAAAAACATGCACTCAAGACCAGCAAAGCCACACATACAAATACCAAGACTACGCTCATAGGTAGCAAAGCAGAGTAATTGAATGCCTTCAGTAGTTAAATACTCTTCGTTGATGTTTTGATTTCCTCATAAGACCCTACCTACGTATGATAATGCACAGGTAAGATCACGCTTACCCACTAGAAGCTGTGTGACTGTGTCTCCGCAACTTGCCCAACTTCCTTTCCTGGAAGTTGTGTCTCCTCATGGTAGGAAAGGAAGTCAAAGGGGTCGCACAGGTAAGATCGTGCTTCCCCACTCTATAGTTGGAatatttttccagtttttttttcccaggtCATTGAAGAAGTTTTCAACTTCTTGTAAGTGCAGTGGTAAGTGTATTATTCTTGTATGATGTATACTTGATTGCCTGGGCAAAGGAAGACTTTCATCCTTCAATTTCTGTTCTTACCTTGAATCTTCTGGTTGAGAATCCAAAAGATAAgccaaaaatggaaaagagaagtaacaaaaaaagaaaaaaaaaaaaaagagcaaagaaaagaaccaaCCACAATTTGTAACCAACTTACCCTCTGACATACGTATGTGATCCATCTATCAACATCTGATATGCATGCCAACGAACATACGCGTGTCAGAAATGTAGAGGAAAAAACTTCTAGGCTTTGACTTGGATGAAAGCGAGTTATCCAAACTTTACTTGTCCTAAATAATTTATGCCTTATAACCTGAacatactttttattttacgagGCAAAAGGGTTTAAGAAGGTCTCATGCTTTACATACGCACTTGAATCTAATACTCGTCCCCTAGTCCATTGTAATGCAGATCATGCATATACAATGATAAATGGAATGTCTGGTATTATGTTTATATTACTATTGATCAATAAGCAAATAAAAGCATGAAATGAACGCACCGATACCACCATCAAACAACCAAAAGAATTCTCCAATGACATTCTTCTGTAAGAGAGTACAAAGTACATTAAAAAAGTTTAGAATATCTATTCCTAAGAAGGGTCTCGAATGAGTAAATGATTCTTGAGGGAGGGAATGGGGATTTATAATCAAACAATAGATTGCAAcgaagacacacacacacacacaaagattttgaatttcactGTTCCATCACATTGCTAAGTGTACTTTCCTTCGAAATCTAAAAGTCAGCAGGGATAACTTATGAGTAATAACATTCCTCAACCAGTTAAcatatcaaacaaacaaaaatcctTCACCAAGCCCAACATGTCCAAATTATCATATACAACTTCCCCTTGCATGTCCTCCTGTCCAGAAAATGAATCTTTCCCCCTCACACCCCTCTTTCAACTAATACAGTTAGATTGAAAAATCATGTTTCCAATCATTTGTTAgtaacaaaccaaacaagaTAGTGTAGGTAAAACTATATATGAGACTGAAGATTCCCAGAACTTACAGATCAGGGTTACTGTCAATCTTGCTGAAAAAATCTCCATTGATGGGATACAAAGAACTCATCAATCTGTTCACCACAATGTCAGTGTCTACGTTGAAATACTGCGTGTATGATGAGATACTAAACACTCCATTCCAATTGTTCGCTGGTTGTTGTTCAATTTCTTCTGCATAGTTAGACAAGAAGGAAATCTATTAGGAATATATTAAGTAAAGATTGAGCAAAAGAATAAAACTTGATAAGCATTATTgagtaaaaaaattgtcttcttGCTTCTAGcgcaacaagaaaaatgaaacaaaaggtTATTAGAAAATCAAGCAAGCCATAGACTCCATCCAATGATTCCATTACCAGATGTAAATTTTGCTCAATCACAAAGCAAGAGTAAGCCATAGGGCAATCATCAGCTAATGGAAaattcaatatatacaataatgAATACCGACTATTCATTAAGATAATTAAGGTCAACATCAAGcttcaaaaatggaaaatgtaatTCGAATCGCATACCAATTGGACTTCGAAGTGTTTGGTATCCCCGCCCCCCGCCTGCACTGTTTGGAGGAAATGCTTGCAAATTTGCAACAGGGGCTGCAAATAATTTGAATTAGGCATTAAAGAACGTTTTTAATTCAGATTCAAACACCAGAAAGAATGTCTTAAGGGGATTTGAAGGATTTCCAATTCGAGCCCCATACCCTCATAACTAGTGCTCTTCCGGTCTTCACTAACCACGGCCTGTATGAtgaaaagcaaaacaaattcGTGAATGCAAAAGGCATAATTAACAAATAGATCGGCTCAGAAGAGTTGCACTCTTGCAATGAAAAGGTTAGAAAGTAACCATAAATCAACATAGAGAACTAGATTAACCAAGTTTCAATCCCTGATTATGACTAAATGCATAATTGATAATTTACCCTCGGAATTAATGCCTCTATAGACAACACAAATCTAAAAACTAGAACCAGTCGTCTAAACAAACTTTCAGGATATTGCAAAAAAATCGAAATTAAAGAGTTCACGTCGAAGCTTCTATGAATATCAGATTTATTCTTTCAATTCCAGTATCTTATTTAGAAAGTAACCATAAATCAACATAGAGAACTAGATTAACCAAGTTTCAATCCCTGATTATGACTAAATGCATAATTGATAATTTACCCTCGGAATTAATGCCTCTATGGACAACACAAATCTAAAAACTAGAACCAGTCGTCTAAACAAACTTTCAGGATATTGCAAAAAAATCGAAATTAAAGAGTTCACGTCGAAGCTTCTATGAATATCAGATTTATTCTTTCAATTCCAGTATCTGACCTAATAATATAAAGGCAAGAAACCTCCAGTTCTCCAAATTTATCTTCAtttccaattttcattttctgatAAATATACAACTCCGacgaacaaaataaaattgccGATAAAATGAGTGGACAAAAACTTTCAGGATATTGCGAAAAAACATCAAATTTAAAGAGTTCACGTTGAAGCTCGTATGAACCATCAGATTTTATTCTTTCAATTCCCAATATTTGACCTGGTACTGTAGTATCAAGAACCTTGCGGCTTTCTAAATTTATCTTCGGTTCTTTCATTTCCTGGTAAATACACAATTCCGAGGAACAAAACGAAATTGCCGCTAATATCTTCAATTGGCATTTCAATGAATTACATTTTCCCAATATTATCTTGATCACTAAAATCTATACGGAAAATCTAAAGCAATCCCAGATTAGGGAAAACTAATCATAACAACATTCCACAAAAACATTAAACAAAAATACATGTGTCCGTAATCAGCGCGTACCGGGACAGAACCGAGCAAGTGGCTGGTCTGAAGGTTAGCATAAGATTCGTCCatggcgagagagagagagagagagagattgttcaGGTTGACATCTGCAGTTAATCGAGATTCGTGACTCGGGTTTCAAGATGGGGGAGCCCTAGGCTGAGCAGGCTCGCTTTTTTCTTAGTCTGGAAGAAATGTGTTCGTGGATATCAATGGTCAATACTTTCTCGATTCGTTAGAGCAAACCTACCGTTACTTCGTTAGCCGTTAACTAACTTTCTACGAGCGACGAGGGTCTGGAGATGGGCCAAACGGTGGGCGTTTGGAATCGTTTTGAGCTCGGTAGAGTACTAGAGTTAGAGCTGGACCAGTCAGGGTCGATTTACATCTTGGCCCAATAAGAAAGAAAGCCCGTGTTACCAATTGATTCAGCTGGGAACTTGGAATTGGTTGTACAAGTACACGTTCAAGTCTCCGTCATTGGTGGTAAATGTACCCCTAACACAACTCACACGAAAACCGTGGATCCTGTGGTTCAAGGGTGCATTACAAGACCCTTGCGT
Proteins encoded in this region:
- the LOC131300118 gene encoding uncharacterized protein LOC131300118, which codes for MDESYANLQTSHLLGSVPAVVSEDRKSTSYEAPVANLQAFPPNSAGGGRGYQTLRSPIEEIEQQPANNWNGVFSISSYTQYFNVDTDIVVNRLMSSLYPINGDFFSKIDSNPDLYGLVWISTTLMFVIASLGNCSTYLMNKRSDSSTSWSFDVNYVNVAACAIYGYTVIVPLAFYFLLQYLGSKPSLISFWCMWGYSLSIFILSSVLLIIPVEFIRWTVIIITGAASASFVTLNLRSYVEGNDLTVVLVAAFILQLGLAIFIKMWFFA